In Panicum virgatum strain AP13 chromosome 5K, P.virgatum_v5, whole genome shotgun sequence, the genomic window GGAAGGCCTAATGCACCACTTTGGGGTGGTAGGGTTGTTGGACGGCGGCAAGTTAGATGCATTAGGGGTGCCTCTTGTCTATCTACTGATGAATATAATGCTTTTATGAATATCTTTGAGAGGGGTTCTCTTCTGTACTGCAACATGTCATTTGATGCGCTGTTAAGCGTTCGAAAGCAACTTGAAGAATTTGGATTCCCTTGCAAAGCTGTCAATGATGGTCTTTGGCTACAGGTATGTACTCTAATCTCTGCCTCGTAGTACATTGTTCTTTTATGACCTTTTAAAAACTTTGATGCTTTATTACTGCAGATGCTTCTGTGTCACAGAGTGCAAGCGATAGTTGCTGATACTTGCAGAAATTGTTGCCTAACTAGTAATTCTTGTTCCTGCAAGCAAGCATATGTGAGCTCGCATACACACTACAGGCAGGAGCATGACCGGAGCAGTGCTTCTGGCACAGTAGGTAATATCTATCTTGCAGATGCCCAGGGTGATGGGAATGGTGTGCTTGGGCCTGTCCGTATTAATGTAAGAGGAGCAGTTGATGGACTTGCTGGTATTGGAAGAGGAGGGAACTCAAATGTGCCTGGTGCAGCTTGGGCTCCTACACGTTATGTCTTCTCCCGTGTCCCTTATGGGCTCGGTTCAAGAAATGGTCAGCAATTTGCCAATGATGAATCAGAACCTAGAATTGACCGCAATGGAGATATTTCAGCGGATGGCCTGAATGCATTGGTTAATCTTAGCCAAGAAAACAATGCTGCCCATCAGCAGGCTGAAAGTATGTTTGAGACTGGCATGCAGACGAGACATCGCAGTGTTGCATCTGTTTCCACTCCAGGTGGTTCTTCGGTCCAGATGCAGGAGTCAAAGGAGCATGAACTTGGATCGGATTGGGAAACTGCAGAGGACTCAACTATATCATTAGACATGAAAACACCACTTAGCCATTTTCCTCCTTTCCGCTTTGGGTAAGATTACTTAGTTTTGTGTAGACTACTCTAGGAAAAACTTTCCGTTTCCTGAATGTCAAGTAATATCTCCCAATCCGTTTGAATATTTCTAGAGTACCAGTTGGGTTGTTGCCTTGTTGATAAATATGCCATGGCAGGaataagaaaaataaattattGCATAAAAAACAATAAGGCTAGCCCAGCAATGTTCTGGTATTTATACTTTATCATCGTAGGCGGTAATGACCTAGAATTGGATGTGCACATTGATTCCTTTCTGGCATGACTTGACCAGCTTATTGCTGCTCACAGGGTTGAGTTTGAGGATGTGCACAGGCTTGCTGATGGTCAGGTGAAACATTCGTCTGAAGTATTTTATGCAGGCTCTCTGTGGAAGGTTAGCTTTGTTGTCTTAAATTTATCCATCCTTCTATAGGCCCAGCTAAGTGGTATACTCATTTGCAGGTGAGTGTTCAAGCATTCAATGATGAGGATCCTCATGGGCGACGCACCCTTGGTATTCTTTTTATTACCATCTTCTCACATCTTAACTCTTGCCTCTGATGACTGTACAAATATAGTAATGTCTTGCACCACTTTAACTGGCAATGCAGGACTTTTTCTCCACCGACGCAAGGCTGAGTTTTTAGACCCTTTGAGGAAGGTGAGTAATTTACTGAATTCACTTTTCAGTGGATATTGTGGTTCACTTAACTGATCAACTGTATTCCTTAGGCTCACATGTACGTCGACCCTCGGGAAAAAGTTACTGCTCGGTATCAGGTACTATCCTCTTTTCATCTGTTCATCATTTGTTGCCGAGGTACTGTGGATATGGCCTAATTTGCCAATTTGTTTGTTGCTCGTAGCTCATATGTCCATCAAAGAGAGAGGTCATGATATTCGGAAGCCTGAAGCAGGCTGGGACGCTGCTACCAAAAGCCCCAAAGGGCTGGGGCTGGCGCACTGCTATACTGTTTGATGAGCTTGCGGATCTTCTCCAGGGTGGCGCCCTGCGAATCGCTGCAGTAGTCCAGCTCGTCTAAAACAACAGTTGCACAAAACAACTTGCAAGGTTGGTGATATCACAGCAGTGTATGTAGTTGACACCTACGAAATAACTCTCCTCATATATACCTCGTTCAAATGCCGAACTGCTTAATCATGTGCTCATGCCCTCGAAGTGTGTAATAAGGGTTGTATAGTCGCTCGTGTTTGATGTATAGGCGAACCTTTAAGCTCTGGACTCAAATTGGGTCCATGTGGACTCGTAGCAGCTGTTGAGTTTTCCAAATGAAAAATCATTGTCATGACACAGTCCTTTATTATATGGATGCTATCTTGACCATTGCAGTAATTTTATGGAGTGTAGTCAGTAGCACGAGTTCACGGGCAAAAAGAAAACCTAGAACAATTGAACGAGGGACGTCCACTTCGCAAAATCTTCCATATAACATCTAGTATTGAGGTGTTCCTTCGTCGTTACTACTGCACATGTCTGTTGCGGGCATAATCCTATAAAAAAGTAATGAAAAAttcatattatatttttttagtagATGTGATTACCACCTGGCGGGGAGGAATTGCTAAAGAGGTAAATTAGATTGATTGACATAATCATGGGAGTAAATTGAACAAAATTAATTTAGGAACCTATCTTAgttttggccttgtttggtttgggatgaaaaaaatttcgcgaaaactttttgcacctttgaccactaattagaggtgttaaataaagtctaatcatagaagtactccatgcatataagattcctttttcgtaaaaaaaaattcaccggaaaccaaacacggcctttttttaaaaaaaaaatactccTATATATTTTATATTGAGATCGTTCTAAAATATCTCATGCACCATGAGATGCTATGCACCACCGAGTAATCACGGAATTCCTGTAAAATTGCCATTTTTTATGCACCTAAAAATGACGAGTGTCTTTGCAGTATTTCAAAACCGAACTCAAAAGTCAAACCTCCTTTTTCGTTTAGAAAAACTTCCTGGTGAATTCTTAGCCGTTTGCAAGCTAAATGGTGAGGAGCCGCTGGTGGCTATCAAAAATTCAAACGAAGAATCGGTAGCTCGTAGTGAGAGGAATGTATCGCCCGACCAAGGTGAGAGTCGTCGCGACTGACCATTGCACGAAGATCAAATATCCATCTAATGCCAATAACAAAATAATTATGTAGCAAAAATCTTTCTCCGTGTCAGCTATAGAACACATACAAGAGCACCAACACCAAAAATCAAAAGCGAAaacaaaagagagaaaaaaaacagcTAGGAAACTTCGTCTTACAAGGTGAAAGAACTGAACAAAGTACATGGACATCAGATTCAGACTGGCGCGCCATGGACCCAGGTCGATCGCTAGCCCCTGCACTGGGTGATGGCGGAGCAGCCGCGGGAGTAGGGGTTGGCGGCGCCGCTCGGCCGGCAGTTGTAGTAGGACGCGCCGCGGTACGAGCACGGCACGTTGCCGGCGCCCATCGCGGCGTAGCCGATGAAGCCGTTCCCGCCCAGCTCCCTCCTCGCCACCGCACCCTCGTCGTCCACGCACTCACCCGCTGTGCCGTCGCCGggcgcgtgggcggcggctgccaCGATGAGGAGCACGACAGCGACAACGACCGCGAGCGCCGCGcggcgccgtggcggcggcatCGTGCGCTTCCGACCCGGCTGCCGTCTGCCGGGTGTTGCACTCTTGCTGCTGCAGTAGAATGCTGCCCTGCAGTCCTCTGCTTGTCTGTGTTTCTGCTTGTGTCCCGGGCAGCTTAAAGATCCGAGGACGAGTTGGTTAAAAATATTTGAGAGGGGCATGTGGAAATTCGCAAACACTTTAACCCTTTTTATAA contains:
- the LOC120709169 gene encoding uncharacterized protein LOC120709169 yields the protein MAAPPQPQPPPAEEGAAPAAPLPAAPPGPRPYEVAVAAAELRPVDCNLAALCDHVQAEGFGSGAFSDVVVEAMGATYRLHRLILSRSAYFRNMLHGPWREAGAPTVVLHIDDANVDSEAIAIALAYLYGQPPKLNDNNAFRVLAAASFLDLQDLCTICTDFIISELWTSNFLQYQLFAESQDYGSHGERVRNACWGYLCQSATLELREVLPKLSSQTLHALLTSDELWVPNEEKRFELALFTLLAKVTVCELQVSGNEASSPNADRSMRKGKSPMNEPGEEQLIESELLNLKLHDNLETEIAHSIISDMNGQASKRMENDCSTGGPSGESTSFQFNENIWLSSEQTKNYFSRTSSNGVVPTEWGRPNAPLWGGRVVGRRQVRCIRGASCLSTDEYNAFMNIFERGSLLYCNMSFDALLSVRKQLEEFGFPCKAVNDGLWLQMLLCHRVQAIVADTCRNCCLTSNSCSCKQAYVSSHTHYRQEHDRSSASGTVGNIYLADAQGDGNGVLGPVRINVRGAVDGLAGIGRGGNSNVPGAAWAPTRYVFSRVPYGLGSRNGQQFANDESEPRIDRNGDISADGLNALVNLSQENNAAHQQAESMFETGMQTRHRSVASVSTPGGSSVQMQESKEHELGSDWETAEDSTISLDMKTPLSHFPPFRFGVEFEDVHRLADGQVKHSSEVFYAGSLWKVSVQAFNDEDPHGRRTLGLFLHRRKAEFLDPLRKAHMYVDPREKVTARYQLICPSKREVMIFGSLKQAGTLLPKAPKGWGWRTAILFDELADLLQGGALRIAAVVQLV
- the LOC120710825 gene encoding rapid alkalinization factor-like, which gives rise to MPPPRRRAALAVVVAVVLLIVAAAAHAPGDGTAGECVDDEGAVARRELGGNGFIGYAAMGAGNVPCSYRGASYYNCRPSGAANPYSRGCSAITQCRG